The region CTGTATTTAGCTTATAATATATTAAAAGCAGACTATTCCTTTGCTCAAAATAATAAGCAGATACAGATACAGCCATTTGGTTTTAAACATGGGATTCTTCTTCAATTCGTAAATCCAAAATGCATTATTTTTGTCCTTACCCTTTATACCGCTTTTCTTCATCCCATTGTAACCAAGCCTCATTTGATACTTGTCTTCACTCTAATTCTGGGATTAATGGGTTTTAGTTCCAATTTTCTATGGGTTTCTTTAGGAGCTGGCATTAGCCATTTCTTAAATCAAGAGTGGATAAAAAGAGTAGTAAATTTATTGTTAGCGCTTCTGCTGGTATATACCGCATTAAGATTGACTGGAATTCTTTCTTAATTATTTTATCTTTAACCTTAACCTTACTAGAGTTAAGGCTTACTAATAAGAAAATGAATCGTAGCAGGAATCAAGTTAATTTATTTCCTTCCTTCCCTAATAAATTTCATCTAATAAAATTTTGATTTCTTTTAGGGATTTAAAGATTAAATCAGGTTGAAAGCCGGAACCAGCTATATCCTCTACTCTGGTCTCGCCGGACAAAACCAGGATAGTAATCATTTCATTATCTTTGCCCATAGCAATATCAGTATAAAGGCGATCACCGATATAAGCAATATCTGCAGCTTCTAATCCGGTAAAATCA is a window of Atribacterota bacterium DNA encoding:
- a CDS encoding LysE family transporter is translated as LYLAYNILKADYSFAQNNKQIQIQPFGFKHGILLQFVNPKCIIFVLTLYTAFLHPIVTKPHLILVFTLILGLMGFSSNFLWVSLGAGISHFLNQEWIKRVVNLLLALLLVYTALRLTGILS